The stretch of DNA ATTTTCTGTGACTTCCATTTTATTTGGATTCACTTCTGCTAAATCATAATAGTATTTATAATAAAGCATTCCACATTTCAAGGTTCATAAGAATCAGATCGAATAAGTCCATAAGGCCAAAATTCAATTTACCATTGGTATTCTTGCCTTACAAATTTCTTTCGCTCCTTCTAAAATTTTTCCCTCGTATCCTTGTGTATCCATCCAAATAAGACACTCATTATTCTTTGAAACAGGAAACATTTCATCCAAAGATTTTGATTTTACAGTTATTTTTTTTCTCCGAGATTCAGAATACATTCCATCTTGTTCACTTACCGTTACTCTATGATCACCGCTATTGTCTGTTGATAATTCAAATATAACGTCTTTCTCCTCAGAGCCTAAAGCTAGATTATATGCTACGATTTTATCAGCCAGCCCATTTATATATATATTCGCCATAAGTGTACGAAAATTTCTAGGTTCAGGTTCAAACGCAATTGCTCTTTCCGCCAAACCTCTTTTCACAATAGGGATCGAAATTGTTCCAATATTTGCCCCTATGTCTATCAGTGTTTTTAATTTAAAATCAGAACCCAGTATTTTTAACACTCGCGGAACATGCGTCCAACCAAAATGACCATCAACATATACATGCTTAGATATCGCTTGGTCATATGGAAAACAAACATAATGTTCTCGTCCCCCTTCCCATTCAACTGAAGAAAATACATATTCTTGCCTTTGATCTAACGATTGAAATTTTGCTTGTCTAAGTATTTTAAATTCAAACCAAGCAGTAAATCTAAAAAATAAAGCTATAATTGATACTATATATCTGTTTATTTTTTTTTTCATTCTTCCTCGTGTCTAAGCCTTACTAAAAACCATCACATATACACTTGTCCAACTTTTGCCGCTTCTCTCATTAACCTTAAAAATTCAGGGTCAATAAATTCTATATTCTCTTGATACTTATCCTTAGTCCCAAAATATTCTTCAAAAGAATAAGACGGAAAATCAGGATTTTTTATCCCTTTCGGAAAAATTAATACAATTTCTAATCCGAGCGATTGTAGTAATTTCGTGACTGGGAGCTGATACTCCGGACTATCCTCGCCGAACGCTGGAACTCTGTCTGAATAGAAATGTCCTTCTAATTTTGGCAATCCTAAATAATCACAACCAAGTAGTATTACTTTTTTAAAACCCATATACTTGGCAACTCCAATCATTGCATGAAGAGAACTTTTGCTAATCGTAAAACTTCCTGCAAGGTCGTAGCTTGCTTTCTTCTTATCTCCATAATGATTAAAATATACCAACTCCCCTAATCCTTTTTTTGGTGCATAAAGACTAGTTATACTTGTAAAAATAATCTTATCTTGGTTTTTTGTTAAAAGGCTTTTCCCTTTTACAATAAAGAAATTCTCTCGAAATGAGTGACTATGCAAATGATAATAATACGGATAAAATCCATACGAATCTGCCAATACCCAATATCTAAAATCCACATCTTTCATTCTCTTGTCAATAGGAGAAAAATTACAGGCAATCGCTGGAATCTTAGGTAGCACTTTAAAATCATAATACTTCAAAGAAGCTCCATTTCCAAATATCAAACATGTCTCACCCTTATGAATATCTTTATATTTAATATTTTTTTTAACCAAAGGCTTATGTAAATACCAAAAGGTATGAAATATCTTTCTAACAATCAAGTAAATAATTTTTCTAATCATTTGCTTTTATCCTTTTAAATACCCGTCACCTATAGAAAACTTCTAACTTTCAAAAACAGGCAGATTGATATTTTTCTCAAGCAGATATTCCCTTGCTCCTGGCAAACCGTTCCCGATAAAGTTAAATAAATTTGCTGTGGAAACAGCGTCTATATATTCCATAGACAATGCTTCCTCAAAGTGGTAACGATTGCCTGCTCCCCCGGAAACAATTAATGGCTTTTGCAACAATCCAAATAAAATAGAATATAAATTCATATCGTATCCCTGTCCTGTCCCATCTTGACGCATTGAATGAAGATATATTTCGCCAACAGGTAATTTATTTACCTGATTAAGATATTCGCTTAATGACAAATTAATCTTTTCAGTTCCATTTTCAATATACACTTCTGGAACATTCATTTGGTTTAGATTGTAGTCAATAGAAGCAACCATACTTTGTGCCCCATAAACCTCAGCAATAGATTTAACAACATCAGGATTTTTATACAATACCGAATTTACTACTATTTTATCCGCTCCGTTTTCAAATAAATTTTTTGCATCCTGAAAAGTCCTGATACCGCCTCCGGCAGCAATCGGAACAAAAATTTCTTTTGCCAATTCCCGCAATACTTCTTGAAAAAATTCTGGACTCCGGTTTTCCCGGTTTACATCCAGTACGACCAGTTCATCAATAGAAAAAGCAATCTTTGGAAAATTATAATTTTTATTCAGCCAGTTCAGATCTCCCGCTTTTTGAAGTCTGAAATTGCGGCTAAGACAAAAAAATCCTGAATTATAATGAAGAGTGAAGATTAGTCTTTTTTTTGCCAAGAATTTACCTCCAGAAAATTCTTAATTAACCTAAGCCCATTTTTTTGACTCAATTCAGGATGAAATTGTGTTCCGAAAATATTTTCTTTTTCAAAAGCAGATATAAATCGCTCCCCGTCGTGTTCGGTATATGAATACTTTATATCTTCCTCCGTATCAATAAGTCTGTAACTGTGAACAAAATAAAAGTCGGCTTTTTCAATAATTCCTCCGAACAATCTTGAATTTTTGTCGGGATAAACAGAATCAAATCCTATGTGGGGAACTTTTCTTTTTAAACTGTCAAACAATGAGAAATGACCTTCAACAAGTTTCAGCCCTTCTGTAAATCCATCCTCATCACTCGATCCGCACAATAGTTGCATCCCCAGACAAATTCCCAGTGTTGGGATTTTTGAAATTTTTGCACATTCGATAATAGGATTACTCAAATCCAGTTCATTCAGCTTTGAGATTGCTTTACGAAAAGAACCTACACCTGGCAAAAGAATATGAGAACAACCGGATAATCTTTTCCCATCACTAATCAGTTCATAAGGTGCTTGTAAATACTCCAAAGCACCCATGATTGAATACAGATTACCGGCGCCATAGTTCACAACTCCTACTAACATTCAAAATCTTCGCCCGGAATAAAAGTAGGCATCCAACGGCCTTTTTCTTTTTTGAATATATTTTTGTTCACCCATTTATCCAGAACTGCATCAAACACTTCCATACTCATTTGGTAGTATTTCAGATAATCCTGAATAAATTCTTCAGGATACTGGTTATCATATAGTTTGATCAGTTCTATTGCCTGATCTCTTGTCATTGCACCGCGACGAATTTCAATTCCTGCATCTTGTGTGGCTCTTCCGAACCCGAATTTCAAATACATAAGATATGCATGTAGGGAATACAAAGCCTGATCATTTTGTGCAAAATTGGTAAATGTTCCGGAATTCGGAGATTCTTGCTCTACCAGACCGCAATGCTCCTTTGCCACCAGATAATTCCTGTATGAATCCCACGCCTCATAGTAAGACCAATGCGTGAATGAAAGATCTGCATTTTTGATTTCTTCATCAGACGGAAAATTGAAAAAGTAAAGTTCTTCCGGAGTCCCACACTGGTTTAAAAATCTGTCATGACCGCCTTCCAGATAAATTTTCTTCATATAATGAATATCATAAATCGGATTGTACTTCGATTCGGTTGAACCTCCGTATTCTACCTCCCCATCTTCACCGTAAAAGAGCAAAGGAATTTTGAAATTGATTGCAACACGAATCACAGCAGTCATAATTGCTGTAAGCCAGCCGTAATAAGGAAAACCTTTTTCAATGAATCCCATTTTATTCATTCTGCGCATAATCTCAGAATCGGGAGTTATATGAATATGATCATAACCGCTTTGTGTAAAATTCAGTAAATTGGTATGCCCAAGTTCAAGTTCTAATGGAGGTCGAATCGTAACGGTAAGAGGCCGCATTTTGTATTTATGTTTTAAAGAGTAAGACACATACGAGCCATCTTTGCCCCCGCTTACAGGAACTATACAGTCAAATGTTGCGTGCTTATTTCTATTTTTTTCCAGTAATTCCAAAAGCTCTTTTTCTCTAACAGACCAATCAAGCTTTTTCTTTTCTTCCATCCACTGACATGCGTTGCACCAGCCCCGATCATCAAACTTGATCCTGGGTCTGGTGGACATATTCATACAATTTTTACAGTAAATTACTTTTGTCATACCCTATTCCTTTCTAAAGTACAAAACCATCATCTACGATTAAGTTTTGACCGGTCATATATTCACTTGAATCACTCAATAAATATACTAAGATGCCAGTCAAATCCTCTGCATCAAGCATTCCCTTAACACCACATCTGTTCTTATATTGTGTTAAAAACTTTTCAGGTTGTTTATCCAATATTCCCCCGGGACTAATAGCATTTACTCGAATTTTATCTTTTTTAAACATCTTCGCCATATATTTCGTCATCCCGATAAGACCATGTTTTGCAACCGTATATTCAATGGGTGAGTGCATATCCGTGCCAACATAAGTTTCAAAGGCAGGCGCAACTACACCTTGAATCGAAGAGATATTTATTATATTGCCGTATCCTTGAGTCAGAAAATATTGAATAAATTTTTGACTCATGTTAAAATACCCTCCAAGGTGCAAACTTACAAAATCAGAAAAATCTTGACTGCTTACATCAAAGAATTTTTTCCCGAAATTTTTATTTCTCGGGTATGCATTATTTACAAGCGCATCAATTTTACCATACTTTTTATGCAAATACTCTAAAATCGATTGAACAGACTGAGGTAGGGTAATGTCCAATTCAAATAGTTCCAATTTGCGATTAGGATCTTTCTCCAAAATTTTATTTTTTAGAATTTCTGCTTGGGTTGCATCTAAATCTGCAATTACACCAATGCCGTTTTGACGAGAAACCGCATCTATAAAAGCACTACCGATTCGTCCGGCACCACCTGTAATTACTACCACCTTATCTTTTAACATATCACTTCTTTTTACTTTCTCTTAAAATTATCTCTGCAAGCCTAAAATCATAAATATCATCAATATCGACTGCTCTTTCTTTTGGTACTTCAATTCCTGCTACTCTCCCTGAAAACAAACCAAAGTTTTCCAATATATGTTTGGGCTTACTTACATAAACTACAGTTGTTAAATCATATACCTTTGGTGCATCTTGTCTTCTGACAATTGCTGAATCAGGTTTGTTTACAAGCTCTAAACAACCTTCTTCGTTTACTTTCACCATATTAAAATAGGGACTTCTATTAGCTGGAGTGTATGCAACGCAAATATCAGCATCTTCCAATTGCATCTTTGCAATAGAGTTTTCAATATCTTCTTTATTTCGAAGAGGGCTTGTAGCAGGAAGACTTACAAAATAATCAAAACTACCATGGTTTTCCGTCACCCATTGAATAGAATGCTGCCAAGCTAACCATTCAGGCGAATTGTCTTCTGCTAAGGTTTTCGGGCGTTCAATTACAATTGCCCCGTTCTCTCTGGCTATATTTGCAATAGAAGAATCGTCTGTTGACACAAAAATCTTCTCAATACTTTCTATACTTCTCGCTATATCAATCGAATACTTAAGTAACGGCTTACCATCTAATTCCATAATATTCTTACCTGGTAAACCCTTTGAGCCTCCACGAGCAAATACGAAAGCAAAAATCTTCATAAGTTTTATTTTTTCAAAGCAATTGATTTAATTTTTTGAATGAGTATGACCGTATTCATTGCTTCTTTCAAAGTAACACATTCTTGTTTTTTGCCTTGGATTTTCCTTTCAAAGTCAAGAAGCACATTCAAATACATTTCATTTCGATCTAAATTACTTTCATCAAATATTAACTCTTCTCCTTTTGCAGTAATTAGTGTAATTTGATTTTGAATTAAATTCCACTCTATCGCACCTAAACTTCCAACCATTCTACATTTTCTATATGCTTTTTTTTGCAAAAAGTCTAAGTGCACGGAAATTACTTCGCCTTTACTTCCAAGAAGCACTACATCAGCTACATCTTCTACCTTCAAGGAAAGTTCATCTGACGATCGTAAAATTGCAGAATAGGGACTTAGCTCACCAAATAGCCATTGCAAATAATCAAACTCATGACTCAACTCTAACAAAACTCCACCACCAAGAGTATCGCTTGCAGAAACAGTTTCTCTATAATTTTTACCACTTCTCCAATCCGGTAAATATTGTCCAACCTCTGCAAATACATTATAAATTTTTCCTATCCTCTCTTCTTTTAAAAGGCTCAAAATTTTTTGACTACTCGAAAGATAACGTAAACAATAATTAATCGCTACTGGAATTTGAAACTTTTCAGATGATTCAACTATCGACTGAGAATCTATTTCACTTGAAGTCAATGGCTTCTCTATTAAGACAGGAATGCCCAAGCGAATAAAAAAATTTGCGTGCTCTGCGTGTAAAGTTGCAGGAGATGCAATTATCGCCATATCAATTTTTTTTTCAACTGAGTCTTTTAAGTTAGAATAATATTTATCTAAATTGGAAACTTCTTGAGAAGAATTTTTACCGCTTGCTGAAATTGCAACAACTTCAGATTCTGGATAAAGTTTTTTAATATTCGCTCGATGACGCTTGGAAATGTTTCCAAGCCCAACTACTGCAACTCTATTCAAACTTGCTTACTCTTTCATTTTTAAAATAAATTTTAATATCTTCCTGTGCTTTTTGGTAGTCTTTCATCTGCCCAATATCAAGCCAGTAGTCATAACTGGTATATGTTCCAACTTTTTTACCGGATTTAAGGTGCTCATCTAAAAGAGTAGGCATATCAATTTTTTGCCCTACCCTTACACTGTTTACGATTTTTGTATCTAATATATATATCCCTGTGTTGATTTTATAGCGATAGGTTGGTTTTTCAACCATACTATATACTAGCTCATTTTTAGTTTCAATTACGCCAAAAGGAACACGATGCTCGTCTTCACGCACACAAATTGTTGCATCAAAATTATTTTTTTCATGGTATTGCAATAACTTAATATAGTTTAATTTAGTCAAAACATCACCATTCACCATAATAAGAGGCAAATCTCCAATATTCATTGGCAATAACCCAAGAGCCCCACCGGTTCCAAGGGGTTCATTTTCATGCACATATTTTATTTCAATACTCCACTTACTGCCATCTCCAAAATATTCTTTTATTATATCTGGTAAATAATGGGTGGATATATAAAATCGAGAAAAACCAAAACTCATAAATTGCAAAATAAGATGTTCAAGCATGGGCTTTTCGCCTATACGCAGCATTGGCTTAGGGCAATGGTCGGTAAGCGGCGCAAGGCGTGTACCAAAACCGCCCGCCATAATAAACACGGAGTTTGCGCGCGGCTCGGGCTGCATCGCTTGATGCAGAGTTTCAAGACCGAGCACTTTGTTTTCATCATCAACAATAGGTATCGCAGTAAGATCTTCTTTTTGCATGAGTGAAAGCCGCTCTTCACGACTTGAGCTTGCCTTAACCGATAAAGGGCGGCTGTTCATCACCTTCCCGGCAATGTCTTGCATATTTGCGTCGGCAAGTAATGCACGGCGGATGTCGCCGTCGGTTATCGTACCCAAAAGTTTTAGATTCTCATCGCAAACTAACAAAATGCGCAGCGAACTCTTAACTAAAAGACGCATGGCATCTCGGATGGTGGCGTGTTTTTCTAAAAGTGTGGATTGCCAGTTTTTCATGGGATTATTTCTTTAAGTAGTTATATTATTTTAATATTATGAAAAACTAAAGTTGATATCATAAAACTTCTTCTTTAAGAGATTCTTAAGCTGAAAGCTCTTTAATACTTCAACAATCTTTTTACTCGCCTGCCCGTCACCATAAGGATTCACCACTTTGGATAATTCATATTGAAATTCTGTTGAATATAATTTTTTGAATGCCTGTAAAATTGATTCATAATTTGGCTCACAATCAATTACACTCTCGGCCTTTATTCTCCCTTTTTGCCTATCACCGATATTAATCGTCCCGATCTTAAAACTGGGAGCCTCAGCTAATCCACTGGAGCTATTGCCCACCACCGCATCGACAAATTGCAATGCGCTAAGATATCTCAGTTGACCCAATGAGGTAAATGCAGTCGATTTATATGAATTCTGATTTACATAATCATCAATCATTTGATTGATGATACGGCCATCGGTGTCACTGTTTGCTTTGGTAAATATAATATGTGTTTCGGTAAGATTATCTAATGCACGCAACAATTCACTAAATTGTTTTTCAGACGTTGACGCCTCTAATGTCACGGGGTGAAAAGTCACCAACAAATTTTTTTTAGCCAGCTTAAACCGTATCGATTCTTCAAATTCAGTTTTAGTCAAAAGTTTAAGTCTTTTAATATTTTCAACACCCATACCACCGACGTTAAAAACTCTATCAGGTTCTTCGCCAAGTTGAATCACTCGCTTTCGATACTCTTCGGTTGCAGTAAAGTGCAAGTGACTCATCTTGGTTACACTATGACGCATTGCTTCGTCAAACGCACCTTCTGTTGTTTCACCACCGTGCAAATGGGCAATCGGTAAGCGTGCAATCATCGCAGCACTCGCTGCCGCAAAAATCTCAAATCGATCTCCCAATACGACAACAATTTCGGGCTTTAGTTCATCAAACGCTTCGGCGAAACTAATTTGTGCAAGCCCCATTGATTTTGAAATACCTATAGATGTGTCTGACGACAAAAGTATTTCTATCTTTTTATCAATCTTAAAGTCTTTTTCGATTTCTTTATATGTTAAACCAAACTCGGGGCTAAGATGCATACCTGTTACAATAAGTTGTAACTGCAAGTCTACATCGGCCTCTATTTCTTTCATCAACCAATACAACAACCCATATTCAGCGCGGGTGCCGGTGATAACACAGATTTTACGTTTAGCCATGTTCATCTTTTGATAATTTACTGTTTTTCAGGCCTTGGAATAATCACCCGAAATTGTTCACCCTCTATATCGTTAATCAGGTCAATATTGGGCTGCTGCGATAGTGCACGAGCAACGCCCGAACCAAAACCACGATAATTCATCAGTTTTGAGCAATAAGAGACTAAAAGATTATTTCTAACGACTGCATTTCCCATTTTTATATTTTCAACCGTAAGACTGTTGGGTAATGTTCCTGGGCTTATAATTTCAATTCGGTCATCAAAAATCATCACTCGTACTGGAGAATTTTTTGAATAATCTCTATGTACCAAAGCATTCTGCAATAATTCTTCTAATGCGGTTTGTGAAACTTCTAATTTGCCGATAGAATTAAAATTCTGACCCGCCTGAATATGATATAGATTTGTTTTGAAAAAACGCATTGTATCTTCAAAAATCTCAGGAATAGTACCTTCAATATCCTGACTGCTTCGATAATCCGTTCCACCAATACTGTTTCCAAAAAATGATATTGCTTTTATACAAAAGGCAGGTCTATATTTCTGCGGATTTTTCGCAAAGAATAAAAGTCCGCCTAATGTGAGACGAGCGTCTTTCAATATATTCAAATTCGTTAATAAAGCTTCTGATATTTCAATTTTTTCATCGGCTTCTCTTTTTTGAATTACTTTGATGTATTGCTCTACCTTTACAAGGTTGATGTCATCAATAGAGGTTTGTGGAATAACCATTTCATCTAAATACAAGATTCCACTTTGTTGAAACAGCCTCACTTGCTCATTGTTGTCGATTAACCTTCTTTTGTCTGAACCTTGTTTTATCCAGATTGTGCCGTTTTTATCTTTATATGGTTTCGCAATTCCTTCAGAAACCTCTACAACCAAAATTTTCTTTTCTGCCGTTCCCGAAGGCACTGAAACAACTTCAGTATAAAGAAATATTTGTGGCTTTATTTTTTCGTTGGCAATTGTTGCAATTCTATTATTGTATAATTGCAACTGCTCATAATTTAAGCCCAATACCGTGCCCTTTTTATCTTCAACTCCAAATAAAATTATTCCCCCTTTTGAGTTAGACAAAGCAATCAATTCAGCAGCAATAGAATCATCATTATCAATCTCTCTTTTAAACTGTACCTTACTTGTCTCGCCAGCACTAATTATATCTAATAATTCGATTGCATTCATATCAACTCATATTCAGCGCGGGTGCCGGTAATGACACAGATTTTACGTTTAGCTATGTCCATCTTTTAGCCATTTACTGTTTTTCAGGTCTTGGAATAATCACACGAAATTGTTCGCCCTCTATATCGTTAATCAGTTCAATATTGGGCTGCTGTGATAGTGCTCTTTTAATACCAGAACCCAACCCACTAAAAGGTAAAGTATGAATACTAAAAGAAACAATTTGGTTATTTCTTATTACAGGGTTTCCAAATTTTATTTCTTCAACAGTTAAACTATTGGGCAACTTACCCGGACTAATTATTTCGATACGATTCTCAAATATCTGCAATCTTATTGGTGAATTCTTGAAATAATCTCGATGTACAAGCGCATTTTGCAACAATTCTTCGAGCGCAATACTTGAAACTTCAAGTTTTCCAGGTGAATTAAAGCTTTCTCCTGATTGAATGAACATCAGATTACTTTTTAAAAAATCCATACCTTTCTCGAAAAGCACTGGAATTGTGCCAGTAAAGTCTTTTGGCTTGCTTCTATATTGATTTTCAGAAATATCGTTTCCAAAATATGAGACGGCCTTAATGGTAAACGCGGGTTTTATACTTTGAGGCTCCTTGCCGAAAAAGAGCAACCCCGCAAGCGTCAATCGATTATTTCTCAATGCTTTTTTGGCCTTCAGCGCCTGTTCAAAGGTAAGCCCCTTTTCTTGGTAAGATCTTTCAAATTCTTTTTTAAAATAATCAGAAAATATTTTTTCATCAATGTCATCAATAGAAGTGTTATATACTTCCATTTCATCTGCAAGCAGGTTTGCACTTGTTTGAAACAATCGTAAAATTTCTGAATTATCGGTCAACAGCCGTTTATTTGAACCTTGCTTTACATATATTTCGCCTTGCGCGGTATTATACGGCTTGTTTATGCCCTGATTAATATGGACGACCAATACATTCTTACTGGTGCTATTATCCTTAATTTTAATTACTTCTGTTGTAATGTATATAGGCGGTTTAAGGTTGTCTGCAAACTCTGCAAGTTTTCGATCAGCATATTCAATTTGATCTTGAGCTAAACCGACAATAGCTCCTGTTTTATCTTTAACGCCGATGAATATCATACCACCAAGCGAGTTAGCCATGGCAACCATTTCACGGCTCATACTTTCTGGGTTTGGTAAACTTTCTTTGAACTGTACTTTACTCGTCTCGCCAGCACTAATTATATCTAATAATTCGATTGCATTCATATCAACTCATCTTCAGCATAATCACGCTCGGCTTGCTTGCCAATATACTCGTGCCAACGCATGGGGCTAATGCCGTGCCCGGGGCGCTTGACCGTCAAATTTTGTTCGCTAAAAATTTCACCTTTCTTGATTGCTGTCTTAGCCACCAACGACTTTCGGGCAATCGGTTTATTTTTTGCTTCGCTGGGGCTGGGCTGTTTAATCGCACTGCCTAACGCTTTTTCAATATTACGGATAGCCTTCACCATCGCCACTAATTCTTGCGGTTCAAGGCTTGCTTTGTGGTCAGGGCCGGGCAAATTTTTATCAAGTGTAAAATGTTTTTCGATAATGGTCGCTCCCATTGCCACTGCGGCAATAGGCACTTCAATACCCAGAGTGTGGTCGCTATAACCGTAAGGCAAACCAAAAGCTGCACCAATAGTTTGCATCGCTCGCAAATTTACATCGTGCATCGGCGTGGGGTATTCAGTATTGGCATGCAACACACTAATTTTTTCACGTTCAGTACCGGCGTGAGCCAATACATCGATGGCCGATTCAATTTCACCCAAAGTCGCCATTCCGGTTGAAAGAATAATATTTTTGTTATAGCGACCAATGTGCTCTAAATAAGGCAAATTGGTAATTTCACCGCTGGGTATCTTAAATGTGGCTAAGCCAAGTTCATGTAACAGATTGATACTTTCGTGATCAAAGGGAGTCGAAAGAAACTCAATATTTTTTTGTTTGCAATAGGCGATGAGTTCTTTATGAGCATCTTCAGTGAGTTCTAATTTTTTTATCATCTCGTATTGGGATTCACTGCTTTTAGTTGTCTGTTTTTGATAATCGGCTTTTTCGGCATTTTTACTAACAAGATGATTCGCTTTGAAAGTCTGAAATTTAACAGCATTGGCACCCGCTTCACTGGCGGCATCCACAAGCTTTTTAGCTATATCAAGCGAACCATTATGATTCACTCCCGCCTCTGCAATGATAAAAACTGCTTTCATTTTACTATACTGCCTGCTTTTATAAAACCCGAAACAACAACGCCTTGCTTTGAAGTAACATTGCTACCGACAAAACTATTTTCACAAACTCGAACACCGCCGTTAATAACAGCC from Leptospiraceae bacterium encodes:
- a CDS encoding putative DNA binding domain-containing protein, translated to MNAIELLDIISAGETSKVQFKESLPNPESMSREMVAMANSLGGMIFIGVKDKTGAIVGLAQDQIEYADRKLAEFADNLKPPIYITTEVIKIKDNSTSKNVLVVHINQGINKPYNTAQGEIYVKQGSNKRLLTDNSEILRLFQTSANLLADEMEVYNTSIDDIDEKIFSDYFKKEFERSYQEKGLTFEQALKAKKALRNNRLTLAGLLFFGKEPQSIKPAFTIKAVSYFGNDISENQYRSKPKDFTGTIPVLFEKGMDFLKSNLMFIQSGESFNSPGKLEVSSIALEELLQNALVHRDYFKNSPIRLQIFENRIEIISPGKLPNSLTVEEIKFGNPVIRNNQIVSFSIHTLPFSGLGSGIKRALSQQPNIELINDIEGEQFRVIIPRPEKQ
- a CDS encoding putative DNA binding domain-containing protein — its product is MNAIELLDIISAGETSKVQFKREIDNDDSIAAELIALSNSKGGIILFGVEDKKGTVLGLNYEQLQLYNNRIATIANEKIKPQIFLYTEVVSVPSGTAEKKILVVEVSEGIAKPYKDKNGTIWIKQGSDKRRLIDNNEQVRLFQQSGILYLDEMVIPQTSIDDINLVKVEQYIKVIQKREADEKIEISEALLTNLNILKDARLTLGGLLFFAKNPQKYRPAFCIKAISFFGNSIGGTDYRSSQDIEGTIPEIFEDTMRFFKTNLYHIQAGQNFNSIGKLEVSQTALEELLQNALVHRDYSKNSPVRVMIFDDRIEIISPGTLPNSLTVENIKMGNAVVRNNLLVSYCSKLMNYRGFGSGVARALSQQPNIDLINDIEGEQFRVIIPRPEKQ
- the neuB gene encoding N-acetylneuraminate synthase: MKAVFIIAEAGVNHNGSLDIAKKLVDAASEAGANAVKFQTFKANHLVSKNAEKADYQKQTTKSSESQYEMIKKLELTEDAHKELIAYCKQKNIEFLSTPFDHESINLLHELGLATFKIPSGEITNLPYLEHIGRYNKNIILSTGMATLGEIESAIDVLAHAGTEREKISVLHANTEYPTPMHDVNLRAMQTIGAAFGLPYGYSDHTLGIEVPIAAVAMGATIIEKHFTLDKNLPGPDHKASLEPQELVAMVKAIRNIEKALGSAIKQPSPSEAKNKPIARKSLVAKTAIKKGEIFSEQNLTVKRPGHGISPMRWHEYIGKQAERDYAEDELI